In Toxoplasma gondii ME49 chromosome VIII, whole genome shotgun sequence, a single genomic region encodes these proteins:
- a CDS encoding kelch repeat-containing protein (encoded by transcript TGME49_272030): MADKPVCTPVCGSPGDSPFRGEPPESDRSRDEAEDHPWVVLSGGNEERRPVDVAYKLIVAPSGLLGVRTPDGEPQETAAGASKQQTLEKTPLLLPEATLPKLQTPRYGHVTCVTSGHEVLLVGGRDGQTVLNSVERFEETEERWVSMPSLHFARAHHAGCAVSGGRAVVLGGENEKGVLKSVELYHPVKRNWINLAPLQHQRHSFGAVAIGSNIFALGGRDAAGDHGRVLKTVEGLAIAPLSSPSCSRSSSLATAPSSPAGVSADAVAQGSPGVHTPQAPQQGTACDRAEPLHAVQGAGKQACSGEGGASHGAEGWQSLPSMKHGRASFGVAQYRGLIFCAGGTNGVKPLSSVEMFDSSTNEWFELPSLNEARIGPICFVWLKGPERRPHLCVAGGRQSSLHPVFQSVEVLDLLPLLPSTQEASANKTQSTAGQAAAAGQAAAGSAKKRAEQTERETATPAAEWVLVGSAGVKLCWQQAAGVVAACWKSELLDSPVPPLLASTPEVLPPCPLRPRTSLGQQTGRRSVPHTLSGGPASSSVASFANSVSRASTFACTSSSAGDQLRIPHGVVAAVAKRFQSSRSSSVSSVASSSPSSAAPSSAAVASSRASGGGESSPSEETAPSKEEKKGPCGEGTAPRKEERKGPCGEGTAPSKEEKKGPCGEGTAPRKEERKGPCGEGTAPRKEERKGPCGEGTAPSKEEKKGPCGEETAAERRAHGRSVPFSTTRIRTLLSDDCLEANRMSRQELRGERLREVMNRNLEEADEESDRETPPALPKTRVFRSNSSSGVGGVAATAPSDGSDSHGACSSGEKGPSKVQLLRQKIETQAAERQAARKSGAAAGFGAGGAARSSGGGKREVIYDPLQWLES; the protein is encoded by the exons ATGGCGGACAAACCGGTCTGCACTCCTGTTTGCGGATCTCCTGGCGATTCGCCCTTTAGGGGAGAGCCTCCAGAAAGCGACAGGTCGCGAGACGAGGCTGAAGACCACCCGTGGGTCGTGCTTTCCGGCGGcaacgaagaaaggcgacCCGTTGATGTCGCCTATAAGTTGATCGTGGCACCTTCGGGACTCttgggtgtacgtacacccgacgGGGAGCCTCAGGAGACGGCGGCGGGTGCATCCAAGCAGCAGACCCTCGAAAAgactcctcttcttctgcctgaGGCGACTTTGCCTAAGTTACAGACTCCCCGATATGGCCATGTGACTTGCGTTACTTCAG GTCATGAAGTCTTGCTCGTCGGCGGCAGAGACGGACAGACCGTCCTCAACTCAGTTGAACGAttcgaagagacagaggagcgcTGGGTCTCGATGCCTTCGCTGCACTTTGCACGCGCTCACCACG CGGGCTGCGCGGTGTCTGGCGGTCGCGCGGTTGTGCTGGGcggcgagaacgagaaaggcgTCTTGAAATCTGTCGAGCTGTACCACCCGGTGAAGCGCAATTGGATCAACTTGGCGCCGCTGCAGCACCAGAGGCACTCGTTCGGCGCCGTCGCGATCGGATCGAACATCTTCGCGCTtggcggcagagacgccgcgggTGACCATGGCCGGGTGCTGAAGACAGTCGAGGGTTTGGCCATCGCcccgctgtcttctccgtcctgcTCGAGAAGCTCGAGTCTCGCGACAGCTCCCAGCTCCCCTGCTGGCGTTTCCGCTGACGCCGTCGCACAAGGCAGTCCAGGTGTGCATACACCGCAGGCGCCGCAGCAggggactgcatgcgaccgCGCGgagccgctgcatgcagttcaggGGGCTGGCAAGCAGGCCTGTTCCGGCGAGGGCGGGGCGAGCCACGGAGCAGAGGGCTGGCAGAGTTTGCCGTCGATGAAGCACGGCCGAGCGAGCTTCGGCGTCGCGCAGTACCGAGGCTTGATTTTCTGTGCAG GAGGCACCAACGGCGTTAAGCCACTCTCGTCCGTCGAGATGTTCGACAGCAGCACAAACGAATGGTTTGAGC TGCCAAGTCTGAACGAGGCGCGCATAGGCCCGATTTGCTTTGTGTGGCTGAAAGGACCCGAGCGGCGGCCGCATCTCTGCGTTGCGGGAGGACGGCAAAGCAGCCTGCACCCAGTTTTTCAGTCTGTGGAGGTGCTCGAccttctgccgcttctgccGAGCACCCAGGAAGCCAGCGCAAACAAGACACAAAGCACAGCTGGCCAGGCGGCTGCAGCTGGCCAGGCGGCCGCGGGCAGCGCCAAAAAGAGAGCGGagcaaacggagagagaaacagcgacacCCGCAGCCGAATGGGTCCTCGTCGGCTCCGCGGGAGTCAAGCTCTGCTGGCAACAAGCCGCAGGCGTAGTCGCCGCCTGCTGGAAA AGCGAGCTTCTCGATTCGCCAGTGCCGCCCCTGTTGGCGTCGACCCCGGAAGTCCTTCCTCCCTGCCCTCTGCGCCCTCGAACCTCACTGGGACAGCAAACAG GCCGGCGAAGTGTGCCTCATACGCTCTCTGGGGGACCTGCTTCGTCAAgcgtcgcttctttcgcgaATTCTGTATCTCGCGCCTCAacttttgcatgcacgagTTCCTCTGCTGGCGACCAGCTGAGGATTCCTCACGGTGTGGTGGCTGCCGTCGCCAAGCGCTTCCAGTCTTCCAGATCTTCCTCGGTCTCTtccgtcgcgtcttcttctccttcctctgctgcgcCTTCGTCGGCGGCTGTGGCGTCTTCTAGGGCGAGCGGTGGGGGCgagtcttcgccttcggaagagacagcgccaagcaaagaggagaagaaagggccTTGTGGAGAGGGGACAGCGcccagaaaagaggagagaaaagggccTTGTGGAGAGGGGACAGCGCCcagcaaagaggagaagaaagggccTTGTGGAGAGGGGACAGCGcccagaaaagaggagagaaaagggccTTGTGGAGAGGGGACAGCGcccagaaaagaggagagaaaagggccTTGTGGAGAGGGGACCGCGCCcagcaaagaggagaaaaaagggccttgtggggaagagacagcggcagaaaggagagctCATGGACGGAGCGTTCCTTTCTCAACTACACGAATTCGAACGCTTCTCTCCGACGACTGCCTAGAAGCCAATCGCATGTCGAGACAG GAactgagaggagagaggctgcGAGAAGTGATGAATCGAAATCTGGAGGAGGCTGACGAAGAGTCTGATAGAGAGACTCCGCCCGCGCTTCCCAAGACTCGCGTATTCCGCAGCAACAGTTCCAGTGGCGTCGGCGGAGTTGCCGCGACAGCGCCTTCGGACGGCTCGGACTCGcacggcgcatgcagttctggagaaaaaggccCCTCGAAG GTTCAGTTGCTTCGACAGAAAATCGAGACTCAGGCTGCGGAGCGACAAGCCGCCAGGAAGTCCGGCGCGGCTGCCGGCTTCGGAGCAGGCGGCGCCGCGAGAAGCTCTGGAGGCGGGAAGCGCGAGGTGATCTACGACCCGCTCCAGTGGTTGGAGAGCTGA